In Bacillota bacterium, the following are encoded in one genomic region:
- a CDS encoding HD domain-containing protein — translation MKKQLIKDLKIGDEVETQALVAEVNRSPFASPHRSGEFFLKLTLADVSGRVKAVMWDPPVGEEEIKSDDIVFVRGSVGEYHGPQVVVSDMRKLDPTKVNKAFFQPVAERDPREMLGELKEIIEQEVKDPQLKGLLEKFLGDAEFARSFALAPAARTIHHNYVSGLLEHTLEVIEICRNLVRIYPGQLRFDLLIAGAVLHDIGKIEEYKQESISFDFTDRGKLVGHISIGKEMLDKKLAEMPDFPEALKLELQHIMLTHHGMREWGSPEVPKTIHAFALFHADLVSARMNQFINVMQKHVPESGDWTEWDRFLERSVYVPPEE, via the coding sequence ATGAAGAAACAATTGATCAAGGACTTGAAAATAGGCGATGAGGTAGAGACCCAGGCTTTGGTGGCCGAAGTGAACAGGTCGCCCTTTGCTTCGCCGCACCGGTCAGGCGAGTTCTTTTTAAAGCTCACCCTGGCTGATGTGAGCGGCAGGGTGAAGGCGGTAATGTGGGATCCCCCGGTGGGCGAAGAAGAGATCAAGAGCGATGATATAGTATTTGTGCGCGGTTCTGTGGGCGAATATCACGGGCCACAGGTAGTGGTCAGCGATATGCGTAAGCTCGACCCGACCAAGGTGAACAAGGCCTTCTTCCAGCCGGTGGCAGAAAGAGATCCCCGGGAGATGCTGGGTGAGCTGAAAGAGATAATAGAGCAGGAAGTAAAAGACCCGCAGCTAAAAGGCCTGCTGGAGAAATTCCTCGGCGATGCCGAGTTTGCCCGCAGTTTTGCCCTGGCCCCGGCGGCGAGGACGATCCACCACAATTATGTGAGCGGGCTGCTGGAGCATACCCTGGAAGTGATCGAGATCTGCCGCAACCTGGTCAGGATTTATCCCGGGCAGCTCAGGTTTGATCTTTTGATCGCCGGGGCGGTGCTGCACGATATTGGCAAGATTGAAGAGTATAAACAGGAGAGCATCAGTTTTGATTTTACCGACCGGGGTAAACTGGTGGGCCACATCAGCATCGGCAAGGAGATGCTCGATAAAAAGCTGGCCGAGATGCCCGACTTTCCCGAAGCGCTGAAGCTGGAACTGCAGCATATAATGCTCACCCACCACGGCATGCGCGAGTGGGGCTCCCCGGAAGTGCCGAAGACGATCCACGCCTTTGCCCTCTTCCACGCCGACCTGGTCAGCGCCCGGATGAACCAGTTCATCAACGTCATGCAGAAACATGTCCCCGAAAGCGGCGACTGGACCGAATGGGACCGCTTCCTGGAACGCAGCGTCTACGTCCCCCCGGAAGAATAA
- a CDS encoding secondary thiamine-phosphate synthase enzyme YjbQ, producing MYFELSVSSTQREQFINITDKINALLAAGGVNEGHCTVFVSHTTAAVTINEDADPDVMSDILGFLQKMVPLRGGYRHREGNSDAHIKASLLGCSLHLIIREGRLDLGTWQGVFLAEFDGPRTRTVKIWGHIS from the coding sequence ATGTACTTCGAACTAAGTGTAAGTTCCACCCAGCGAGAACAATTTATTAATATTACCGACAAGATCAATGCCCTGCTGGCAGCCGGAGGGGTAAATGAGGGGCACTGCACGGTATTCGTTTCCCACACCACTGCAGCGGTAACCATCAACGAAGATGCAGATCCCGATGTGATGAGCGATATTTTAGGTTTCCTGCAAAAGATGGTTCCGCTCAGGGGCGGCTACCGCCACCGGGAAGGCAACAGCGATGCCCACATCAAGGCTTCCCTGCTGGGCTGTTCCCTGCACCTGATCATCAGGGAGGGAAGGCTCGACCTGGGAACCTGGCAGGGCGTCTTCCTGGCTGAATTCGACGGCCCGCGGACCCGCACGGTAAAAATTTGGGGACACATTAGTTAA
- a CDS encoding NAD-dependent deacylase, protein MTELNEKIRKVAELLLDSDYALALTGAGISTESGIPDFRSPGSGLWTMLDPEMFTIQGFKRNPGAFYRAGIPFFKMLEQAEPNEAHQVLAELENRGMIKGIITQNVDALHQKGGSKKVYEIHGTLSSASCMHCGRQVPIEEVAADVEEGLIPPLCVECGEVLKPDVVLFGEPLSPDYGKAMKEVEKADLILVIGSSMQVSPANQIPALCDNVVIINRTPTFHDSKARVVINDSVVTAMRLLLKEL, encoded by the coding sequence ATGACCGAACTGAACGAGAAGATCAGGAAAGTGGCCGAACTGCTGCTGGATAGTGATTACGCTTTAGCCCTTACCGGAGCCGGTATCTCCACCGAAAGCGGTATACCCGACTTCCGCAGTCCCGGAAGCGGACTATGGACCATGCTTGACCCCGAGATGTTTACCATCCAGGGGTTCAAAAGGAACCCCGGCGCCTTCTACAGGGCGGGCATCCCATTTTTTAAAATGCTCGAGCAGGCCGAGCCTAACGAGGCGCACCAGGTCCTTGCCGAGCTTGAAAATCGGGGTATGATCAAAGGAATCATCACGCAAAACGTGGATGCCCTGCACCAGAAGGGCGGTTCAAAAAAAGTATACGAGATCCACGGAACACTCAGCAGCGCCAGCTGCATGCACTGCGGCAGGCAGGTGCCCATCGAAGAGGTGGCGGCCGACGTGGAAGAAGGGCTGATCCCGCCCCTCTGTGTGGAATGCGGGGAAGTTCTCAAGCCTGACGTGGTGCTTTTCGGGGAACCGCTATCCCCCGATTACGGCAAAGCGATGAAGGAAGTAGAAAAGGCCGACCTTATCCTGGTGATCGGTTCAAGCATGCAGGTATCGCCGGCCAACCAGATTCCAGCCCTCTGCGATAACGTGGTGATCATCAACCGCACCCCCACTTTCCACGACAGCAAGGCCAGGGTAGTGATCAACGACAGCGTAGTTACAGCAATGAGATTGCTCCTGAAAGAACTTTGA